One genomic window of Candidatus Pseudobacter hemicellulosilyticus includes the following:
- a CDS encoding HD domain-containing protein, whose product MENRPLLLRIQQLVEELFNKGNTTNLLYHDLRHTREVVKRAAEIAGAYKLDASNLFILLAAAWYHDTGHLQGSMEQHEETSTRIMYSFLEKEIADHLLKAIAGCIMATRLTASPVTLTEKILCDADTYHLGTPEFRQTDPLVWQELEVRTGKTFPDKDRKSLLFLQAHSFHTSYCRDLLSRGKQDNIEWLQHKISSHS is encoded by the coding sequence ATGGAAAACAGGCCCCTCCTATTAAGGATACAACAGCTGGTGGAAGAGCTATTCAACAAGGGCAATACAACAAACCTTCTTTACCATGATCTCCGGCACACCCGGGAGGTGGTCAAACGCGCAGCGGAGATTGCTGGCGCCTATAAGCTGGATGCTTCCAACCTTTTTATCCTGCTGGCCGCAGCCTGGTACCATGATACCGGTCATTTGCAGGGCAGTATGGAACAGCATGAGGAAACAAGCACACGCATCATGTACTCTTTCCTGGAAAAAGAAATAGCGGATCATTTACTCAAAGCAATAGCAGGCTGTATCATGGCTACCCGCCTGACGGCCAGCCCCGTCACACTGACTGAAAAGATACTATGTGACGCCGATACCTATCACCTGGGAACGCCGGAGTTCCGGCAAACCGACCCATTGGTATGGCAGGAACTTGAAGTAAGGACGGGCAAAACCTTTCCCGACAAAGACAGGAAATCACTCCTCTTTCTGCAGGCGCATAGCTTTCACACTTCTTACTGCAGGGACCTGCTCAGCCGGGGAAAACAGGATAATATTGAATGGCTGCAGCATAAGATTTCCAGCCATAGCTGA